AGTCAAATAAGTTTTCCCGAGTGCCAGGGAAGCATCTGCACCCCCATGTCTCAAGCAATACAAGATGCAAATGGAttgataaccacaaacaaaatacaacaaatggccacaaactcaAAACATAGAACGGACAGAGCTCTAATCTTTGGAGCACTGACTCACTAAACTGACTCACAGACTCTCACTGTTTTCTCACTCTTtcctttaaagtttgttctgACTTGTAGCTATACTGTGTGGCATTCAGCCAGCATTTGAAATTAGCCACGTGGCCTGGTAGGTAGTGAATGAGAAAGAGATCAGTGATCTGATTTCAGTTGGTAATGTACCCCTCAAACAGTTTTTTTCTTAACACTTGGCGGGGTGCAAATCTGGCTGGTTTTCTGATGCGATGGAGTACCCAGACAGTACATCAGGATGAAAGTTCTCTGTGTAGTTGCTACAGCCCTCTCATGttatgctggccttgcaaagcatcatgggactcTGAAAAAAAATAAGTCGAAGCCAACGACATGAcaaattttcaggaaaatatttggtaaaCAAGTTCAgtggtgaacacagcatattcactgtgaaaaaggCTTTTACTAATCAGCGGTAATCATTAATAACAAACCCTGATGGTCTTAGGAACTGCTGTTGTTTTGGTGTGTTTGTTTCTTGAAAACACtgccagaataaaaaaataattaaatttggaGAGAAAGTATCCCACCATCCCACAAAAGAATGCACATTTTTGGATCAAGATTTGTTAGGAGGACTGACAGTAAGGTTTGAACCAAGGCCCTTGGCTTTACAGTTCTGTGGCAAGAAAGGCATGATGAATACATTTTTGGAAGACAGTGGAATGGACTGAAGCGCATCTTGAAAATAGAAAGGCAGAATCTGTGCCAGTGCTGCTGAATTTTGGTTaggtttcaatttcttttttttttatattttaactgtaTTATAATTGCTAAAACCTACAGCAGGCAACCTTTTACAGTATTATATCTAGCATTATTCTCATTTACTTATTAAGCATTTGAGCTTTAAAATGTTGGATGAAACTTTTATAAGCATTAATTTGTtgtaaattcttattttttttttctggtctaAAGGTGTTGGGGTGGAGTATCAGCCTATGGGGTATAGCAGAGTTACAGACATGAACCCAAGGACAACAGGGCCTTCAAACCTACAATGAGTAACCAAACTTGCTAACGAAGGGAGAACCTTAAGGGCACCAAAGCCACCATTACTTTAACATCTCTCAGTTCTTAGCCTGGGCAAGAGAGATAGATAACCTGGTTATTGCCCAGGATCTGACTCTAGACACCACCTCAACACAGTACCCTTTCAAATAATTTCTAcaaatgcagaatgcagctcATGTgcgtttaaaaaaaatgcctcaTGGTTTTATAGGCAACTGGGAGAAGATACAAggttagaaaacaaagtaaagatcAGAAACTTGGAGATCAGAAATATaagcaaccaaaaacaaaattcGTAGTCAAAAATAGGTCAGAAGACGTTCAAAAATGAGCAACAACAAGAGTGCTTTGGGCATCTGTGAACTCATATGCTCAAACAACTTTGAGGTGTACTTTTAGCCTGTGGCATCACGACACGTCGTTTTATTGGCAGGACACAGGCTCTGTCCTAACAACAGAAGCTCAAAATAGTGTTGTGCAGagataaacaaaatggcagtgggAATGGTCCAAGTACCTGTATACAAGCAGAACTAAGCTAATAAGCAAAAAACTGACGTAACCACCAGAATCCTAGGAGtagaaaaccatccatccatccatccattttccaagccgctgaatccgaacacagggtgccaacccaccgcagggagtagaaaagtccaaaatataaatgaaaaccaaaacagGATCTGCTAGAATTTCCATAATAAGTTAACAAATGCAGAGGAGGGAGCCTGACTTTACCTGATGCTTTCCCTGAATTGTTCTGAAAGCAAAGATCTCATCTGTTGTTCTCCATCTAAAACATTAAACCATAGTGTATTTCTCACTTTAAGCTAACTTGATTCATATCTTTGTCATTTCTCTCATCTTCGTTACTCGCTCTAATAGGTTGACTGCTATTTTAGTCCACTCTCCAATTTTcagcaattttttattttaacaatacaaTGTTTGTAATGTTTGTTGTTTGATCTATTTAGTGATTTTTAATCCTTCATTCACtatatacaatttcttatattaggaatttgttatttttttgcattcCCCAACTTATTCTACAGAGCATTTTGAAGTCAGAGCACAAGTTCAGCATTTTGTACAGAGCccctgaagcaattgcaggttaaaggccttgctcaagggcccaacggagtagtaTTCCTTATGTCACTACCGGAATTCGAGTTACCAGCCCCGATCCTTTATAATTAATTCACATTACTAAAGATTAACATAATTATGTATTCATCTGATTACACTGGATTGACTAAGAAAATAAATTGACTGTAATAAATTGCAAAGAAAGGTACAAACAAAATAGTTAGGGTAACAATTGAAGTTTAATGGGAAAAAGACAATTTAGTAAAAGCAAGCTCCAGGTATGTGAAACATTTTCAGATGTTCCAGGTTCCATTACATCATAAGGGAAATAAGACTATGgtgatattttacacctttttacAATTTTGATAAAGCTGTCTCTAATCTCTTTATTCCTCAGGCAGTATATAACAGGGTTCAGTAATGGTGGAATTATGTTCTGCAGCACCGTAATCATTATGCGCACATCTTCAGAGGTTCCCGGGATCCGATATGAAATGTAAACACCAACGgcagtgaaaataaagataaaaattacCACCAGGTgtgtcccacaggttgagaaggCCTTGGCGCGTCCTTCGGAGCTGGCAATTTTGAGCACAGATTTAATGATGTGTATGTATGAATACACAATGTAAGCCAAGGCAATGAACATAACAGACAGACCGATGGTCAAAGTCACATAGCTGTTAATTGAAATGTCAGCACAAGCCAGTCTGACTACAGAGCTGTGGTCGCAATAGAGATGCCTGACTTTATTAGGGCCACAGAAGGGCAGCCTGAGAGCCAAAACGAGTGGAATAATGAGCGTAGTGAACCCGCCAAGCCAACACAGAGCGATCTGCTTTAGGAGGAATCGGTTGGTCATAATGGTGGGGTACAGAAGGGGGTTACAGATGGCCACAAATCTGTCATATGCCATCAGCATTAAGAGAAAGGACTGTGAACTTCCtacagaatgaaaaagaaaaagttgagCAAAACAAGCAGTAAACGATATCATGCTGGCATCGAACATTAAAACAGCCAGTATTCTCGGAATTGTAACAGATGAAAAAGTAATATCTAAAACAGCCAGAGTGCAAATCAGAACATACATGGGCTTGTGTAGGTTTTTATTCAGCATAAATGTGTTAAGGATGCTGAGGTTCCCCAGCCAAATTAAAAGATAGGCAATCAAGAATATACCAGAAATTAGAAGTTTGCTTTCGTGGTCCTGATATCCTGGAAAGCCAACGACAAAGAACTGCTCAACCGAAGACGTTGTCAGGCTTGCATTAGCCATGATGACCACAAAAATTTTCTGTGAATAGAAAAAATATCATTTACATGGTCACTATTTAAATTATATCTTACAATAATTAGAATACTTTAGTACAGTTTACAGGATGGTATGATGGCATTGTGGTTTGAGCTCCCATATTATGGATCCAGGATGCTGTGCTGCAATCCCATTGACCGTATGGCGTTTGCAGCATATctaggtttttctccaggtaccctGCTTTTTCTCCCACATTTCTAAAGATGTGGGATTCCGCATTGGTCCCTTTGTGATTTTGAGTGTGTGATGTACCTGTTTGTGAATggacactgtgatggactggcagtcTATTGAATGCAATTTCTTGCTGTGTGCCCAGAAGGATAAGCGTCATCTCCCCATGACTGTAAAGAGGATTAAGCAGTCTTGAGAATGTTATCTCCTGTTATCATACCATTACACTTCAAAACTATACGTCACAAAGATAAGATATTGTGCATTAGATGACCAATGTTGacgatatttgaaaatgtattttaaagcatGTTGGTGGTGACAGGAGGGCTCATGGACCTTTTATCTTTTTGCTTTATGACAGCTATAAAATGCTATCCAAAAATGTAtctgcatttattcattttataaacctgcttattccaaatCAGAGTAATGGGAGTAATAGTCTTTCCTTATAGAATTCGATAAaacacagcatatacagtatataaggtgATAGTCTATAAAAAGGCACACTTATTCTACAACCCTAACCGGCATGTTTTTGGTATATCGATGAAAGCCAGACTACTTAGGACAAAAAGGCAAGCAGAAACTCTTAAACAGTGCCACCAGGCTGCGATTTAAACCCCTTAACCTGAAGACACGAAACAGACGCATATCATTGATCCATTGCGCTGCTCACAGctgttcatttataaatattcataaatctactctctatatataaaatcctaaacctaaaagtgcaacgattttatgtgactttttatgtcacttttttgccacactttaaatcgggcttattttaaaacctacacatatatgtttggtatcattcatttcagaatttatcgaactttaatgtgatgttgttagattttcagattcttattctgtttttaaattataaagtaaaatatcaagAAGGTCGTGGTTTTTGCCATTTAAAACggatggattgtttatttagtgtcttataaatactcatcaagtatagtggacctcagtttaatagTAATACTTCAATACTtctaagagagtaaatattttattctcatttcatgatttttactatgttaaataataattaatttttcttttacatatttatagaattttgtgattttgactccaataattaatgtttctttggtacatttacagattttactaatattctggccgcaactAGGGGTTGGGCACCAAAGCCGCCGGGGGTCTTGATTATATTCAAATCAAGTCCTGCTTGGATAAAAATTGGATTTCATTATATTACCTACACTTTAATAATGAATTTTGAcccagaattaaaaacaaaatgtgtataaGTCCTAGGAAGGAACAAAATTATGGAATACTGTTGCTTGTTTTTTCTCAAAACAGTTTTGTTCCAGCCTGATGTTAAGTTTCAACATATTACAAGAAAACAAGCAAGCCACCCATATGAATAAGTGATTAAAACAGGACTTGAACAGCCCATCTGCTGGTGAGAACGGCCGAGACAGACATCCGATCATCTTTACAATCATTCCAAGCACACCGTGAAGCAGTCCACAGAATGGAGCTGAATGCTCGCGTCAGGCTGGGCTTTGGTGATCCACATTCACAGTCTCAGTCATTCTCATAGCAGCTGCTGTGATCATGTGGTGTGTTTTAGTCAGCCTATCATGTGAGCGGCTTGTGTGTCTTCTTGTAACATCTTCCAACTGCAAACACCCAATATTAGACCAGAAGTACTTTTGCAAGAGAATGTGTTAgaattttggattatttttaaaCCTCCtgtcataaaaatacatttttttcactttagatCAGGTGTCCTTAACTATGTTGTGCTTAACATGTAATTTACCTGTGTAATTACAAAGTAACTAGACATTATTACCTTGTGTTTACTGCGTAACACAATGTAAGGCTGTGGTTAAGCACTTCATTGCAATTGTTATTCTACAGtttatatacgaggtgtggcagaaaagtaatgagactgattttttatttaccaaagtttttatttttttcaaacatcaatgttatccccttcaaagtagttcccttgggcagctacacaccgatggagacgttgttcccactgttggtagcagcgctcgaagtcttcaaccggtatggtcttcagcatgtccgttacactcttttggatgttttctaaagtcccgaaatgacgtcctttgaggacatttttcagtttaggaaaaagtcacacggactgaggtcaggtgaataagggggctgggaaccacaggaatgccttttgaggtcaaaaattctgttatggagagggcagtttttcggcaccattttggcacagacctttcgcatgtgcaaatgttcagtcaaaatttgatgaacggtaaatctgttcaaatttaattgttcactcaacattcttaatgttaaacgacggtctgatctcacaagagtgttcacacgttcgatgttttcattggttttcgaagttgaagtcctccctgaacggtgttcatcttcaacgtgttttctgccttccaaaatgatttgtgccagtgaaaacttgagctcgggataaagaatgttccccataggcctgttttaacttttcaaacgtcacacttgccgtttaatggcacaacgttgctccaaattccgctgttccattttgcgtgatgcacaaccaaaaacacaacttcgctaatagcagtcacaaaaatcacgtagttaacggaaggagttgaaactcgcactgagctatgggagggtactgatacacgtgctctatcaaggacaacagcgcaatGTTGCCAGATCGCTTACAGTGTttccagtctcattacttttctgccacatctcGTACATACCTTCTTAgacaaattatccatccatccattatccaacccgctatatcctaactactggagccaatcccagccaacacagggtgcaaggcaggaaacaaaccccaggcagggcaacagcccacagggtgcatacacacacacacacacaccccccaagtacacactagggacaatgtattgccaatgcacctaacttgcatgtctttggactgtgggaggaaactcacgcagatacggggagaacatgcaaactccacgcagggaggacccgggaagcgaacccaggtctcctaactgcaaggcagcagcgctacccactgtgccaccatgccaccctagacAAATTATGGAATAACAAATTACAATTTACTACTTAATTATAGCATTACATTGTATTACACTGTAAGTACAAGGTAATAtcacctagttactctgtaattatacgGGTAATTGgccacctaatctaaagtgatacctTTTTCCCCTTCCATCTAATTTTATTTCTCACTCATGTAACTTAATGAGCTTTGTAGAAAAGCCTGGAAAAAGTGTAACAAAACATGCTCTCATCTTTCCTCAATGTAGTGTGTTGGCTCAGCAGCATGTAAACAATTGGTCTTATGACCCTTACCATCACATTTCAGACTCATTGTTTTGTGCAAACATTTACAAGTCATACCCCGTAGGACTGTGACTTTGACATTGTGGATAGTTTTGTGTTCCTCAATGAACTTTAGTACTATGTTGTCGGGAGATGTGTGATCTGATAGGGTCACGTGCaataattttttgtaaatgaTGGGAATTGAAAGAGCTATTTATTCATAAAGGACTTGTGACAGATTCAGCTAAATTAGAACTGAAGTGGAGCAGAGTAAGCCGACCCTTCCTGAAGTGGACATTGGAAGATGCATTTGCTGATGAGCACCTCGTTCAACTCACTGGTTGGTTCAGCTTACCACCTAAAAGTTGAAGGGTGAAAGTTGGTTGCTATGCCAGCTGAGCGAAAGGATAAGAGTGAAACGAATCCTGGAATACAGCCAccattaggtggattggcagttctacattggccctagtgtgtgcttggtgtgtttgtgtgtgtcctgtggtgggttggcaccctgcccgggattggttcctgtcttgtgccctgtgttggctgggattggctccagcagaccccggtgaccctgtgttcggattcagcgggttggaaaatggatggatggatggatgaagtgtaCACATATGCTTTCAAAAAGGGGACTGTCCATCCTAACTGCCAgcccacaccaaggacaatttaggatcgccaatgcacctaacctgcatgtctttggactgtgggaggaaacccacgcaggcacgggaagaacatgcaaactccacacagggaggacccgggaagcaaacctggatcttctaactgcaaggcagcagcgctacccactgcgccaccatgctgccaacAGGggactgttttaattaaaatatatattaagatCAGGAAGATCCCTATCGCCCTGTAATAGAAAACAGATAAGCTATTAAAAAGGAATGTTTTGTCTTCCAAGTTCTGAGAGAATTACCAAAGTGCTTTGAGTTATTATCAGGTGTGGACTATGCCCgacagtttatcccggccaagtcccccaagctgccagatggagccctccctgcaatgtggagatgccccgaattccagcagagcatcatggactttggagttgtaatacacagccctgctggataacgttggggccgccaggggatgctgcagggagacacagagacattggcttttcctacagcccggaagtacttgccaGTCACCAGgacggaaggaataaagtgcttccgggctgacaaagAAGAGAAGTGTTTTGATTTGACGCAGAAGTGCTGGGAAGTCACATGGTCTGCAGAGTAAGGAGCCCTTCCGGGTTgtgtactataaaaggactatgggagctcccagatggcgagctgagctgggttgtaggaaggcaacgcgtctgggagtcggaggattggttattgttattattattgtattgtatttatttatgagtagtgtagagtggagggtgcttggtgcacataattataataataaaaataattattgtagcacttttacctggtgtttggcgtggtacctgagggttcaagggagcgatagtgccctcTACTGCTACACAGGACACATTGAAAACAGTGTTCATGGAAATGCACAAGCTGATCTCCAAACAAACACAGTGTCATCTGACAACACGTCATGTTAATTGTCTCTTAATGCATTCTGTGTACAAAGTGAGAAACGTGCACTGTGCTGGTGTCATTACTTCAATTACGCAATAAGAATTACATAAGTACATTGAAAAAATGACCGGTTACATATAGATACAGATGTTATTAATGAGCATTTATTACATAAATCCATTTGTAACATGAAACACCCAGGGAGAAGtgcagcatttcatcttaatCTAGTGATACTCTGCATTATACAAGAGAGAATTCAAACAATTAATAGCAGGCAATAACATCAGCATGCAAGAATGGAAGATGACATTTGACCTTCATGTGTTTGTAAGCTTCATCTTACCACACATGCAGAAGTGTTTATCACGACTGGATGGCTGTAAACACACTGGCACCTCTTTACCTTCAGTTTCCCTCATGGCAATTTCTTATAATATCATTACTCATGATTATCTGCCTAACTATACTGCAGCAGGCATTACTAGTTTAAAGAAGTAAAAAACAaggaataaaatgcaatatatgaTGTTGGTActcacagcacaaaaaaaaaaaaacactgaatactATACACAGTAATAATAAGCCAAGGACAGAAATGAAGAGGAGCTTAAGTGTCGCCCAAAATCATAAAAAGTGTTAAGGCAACTTAATGAAACCCGCCATGCaaggtatttttttaatagtataacataaaatacatatttgttttatgattatgttggattattttttttaatatatatagttTACCTTTTTATTTCAGTATAACTCAAAATACGTCTTCTTTTTATATTCATCTTTACCTCATAAAACGTTATAGTATACTTTTTACCGAATCTGCTGTAGGTTAactacatttcttcttttttatattcctcTTTAAATTAACTGATAATATTTTCAATATACAGtgcttatgttttatttaatttaacttaaaatacattgtttttatgatttttatttccatttagttTTTACCTGTTTTATACTTgggttaatgtaaaataaatttcttcaattatgcttcattttgttttgaaatatttatatgatgttcattttttaacttagtataatttaaaatacacatCTTCTTTCCAtagttagttttgttttaaaatgtttatcgtttacttttttacttttctttatgcATCTTTGATTaagcttgtaatatttttaatgtgcttatcttaaaatatattaaaatacatttcttcttttttcacatgCATCTCAAATTGagcttgtaatatttttaatgcaCTTAGGTTTTTACttaatataacataaaatatatttctactttttacacattttcttattttcgTTTCTCAAAGTGTAtagcatactttttactttgtacttcgatacatttcttctgttttatatgtaTCTTTAATTGAGCTTGTAATATTTTAACATGCTTATATTTTCCATAATATATCCACTGTatcgacccctaacgggagcagccgaaagaagaacatATTTTccataatataatttaaaatacatttcttattttacagttatgtttaattaagtttgtaaatatttatagaaCAACTGCTTTTATGTTGGCAtaacttaaaatacatttcttcatttcacaattatgttcagtttcatttttaaatatttagaataTACCTACTTGTACTTAGTATGACTTCAGATGTATGTCTTCTTTTCATATTAATCTTAGTTTAGTTTTCTGAAAGTGTATAGTATACTTTTTACTATGTATATTAGCTTAAATACATTTAGTTTTTTGTATAT
Above is a window of Polypterus senegalus isolate Bchr_013 chromosome 2, ASM1683550v1, whole genome shotgun sequence DNA encoding:
- the LOC120524325 gene encoding olfactory receptor 6N1-like, which translates into the protein MANASLTTSSVEQFFVVGFPGYQDHESKLLISGIFLIAYLLIWLGNLSILNTFMLNKNLHKPMYVLICTLAVLDITFSSVTIPRILAVLMFDASMISFTACFAQLFLFHSVGSSQSFLLMLMAYDRFVAICNPLLYPTIMTNRFLLKQIALCWLGGFTTLIIPLVLALRLPFCGPNKVRHLYCDHSSVVRLACADISINSYVTLTIGLSVMFIALAYIVYSYIHIIKSVLKIASSEGRAKAFSTCGTHLVVIFIFIFTAVGVYISYRIPGTSEDVRIMITVLQNIIPPLLNPVIYCLRNKEIRDSFIKIVKRCKISP